Proteins from a genomic interval of Acidiferrobacteraceae bacterium:
- a CDS encoding COX15/CtaA family protein yields the protein MSVENKSNRAIAIWLLVVCALIFSMVVLGGVTRLTRSGLSMVDWNPIMGVVPPLSTEQWQKTFDRYQQFPEYKKVNEGMTLSQFKSIFWFEYAHRLLGRTIGLAFLVPFLVFLVRRKIPRSLTPQLITMFVLGGLQGLLGWYMVKSGLINHPRVSQYRLTAHLSAAILIYGYILWVALGLLLPKPVSDPERAPLLRRLALTLFAVICIMIVSGGFVAGTHSGYGFNTFPTMNGFWIPPALYSEVPWWLNWFENHTTIQFNHRMIAWILIFSVPAFWFFARKQISDRITRIGVHALLAALALQVTLGITTLLLVVPVPIAAMHQAGALIVFTAILFVNRRLWTRAASA from the coding sequence ATGTCCGTCGAAAACAAGTCCAATCGCGCCATCGCCATCTGGCTGCTGGTCGTCTGCGCCCTCATCTTCAGCATGGTCGTGCTGGGCGGTGTCACCCGCCTGACCCGCTCGGGCCTGTCCATGGTCGACTGGAACCCCATCATGGGTGTGGTACCACCCTTGAGCACGGAGCAATGGCAAAAGACCTTCGATCGTTATCAGCAGTTCCCGGAGTACAAGAAGGTGAACGAGGGCATGACCCTGAGCCAGTTCAAATCCATCTTCTGGTTCGAATACGCCCATCGCCTGCTGGGCCGCACCATCGGCTTGGCCTTTCTGGTTCCCTTTCTTGTCTTTCTGGTGCGGCGGAAGATTCCGCGCTCACTGACGCCCCAACTCATCACCATGTTCGTGCTTGGCGGCCTGCAGGGCCTGCTCGGCTGGTACATGGTGAAAAGCGGACTGATCAATCACCCACGTGTAAGCCAGTATCGCCTGACCGCGCATCTGTCTGCGGCCATTCTTATATATGGATACATTCTCTGGGTGGCCCTAGGCCTGCTGCTGCCGAAACCGGTGAGCGATCCCGAGCGCGCACCCTTGTTGCGGCGTCTGGCGCTTACCCTGTTCGCCGTGATCTGCATCATGATCGTTTCCGGCGGTTTCGTCGCCGGAACCCATTCCGGATACGGTTTCAACACCTTCCCCACCATGAACGGGTTCTGGATCCCGCCGGCCCTGTACAGCGAGGTTCCGTGGTGGCTGAACTGGTTCGAGAACCATACGACCATTCAGTTCAACCATCGCATGATTGCCTGGATTCTCATTTTCAGCGTGCCGGCCTTCTGGTTCTTTGCCCGCAAGCAGATCTCCGATCGCATCACCCGCATTGGCGTGCATGCCCTTCTTGCCGCGCTGGCCTTGCAGGTGACCCTGGGCATCACCACCTTGCTTCTGGTGGTTCCGGTGCCGATCGCGGCCATGCATCAGGCCGGCGCCCTGATCGTTTTCACGGCTATCCTGTTCGTCAATCGCCGCTTGTGGACGCGCGCCGCTTCGGCATGA
- a CDS encoding GGDEF domain-containing protein: MSILAASVLLAILWDYQDHRLLLAWYGILSLTFLIPADVDLLAWERPYFITLLLTSLIWGIGSLLIMPAESQLLQVITFCFLVGLAGGAISVYSSHAVMTISTIAAILLPATVSFLFSGSGMLVGLAIGAILFLASAVRATRFLGATLNQNFLMTRELDRSRRQAERMANIDDLTGLYTRRAFYEFARVVSNASRRNDKPVSMIIMDIDNFKKINDSYGHAAGDRALVKVGNIFQDRLRRSDISGRIGGEEFAILLPGTTMQQSLAIAEQLRKQIAELRIPAEGKTIGITASFGVASGMDDLDTLGGQADKAMYRSKQSGKNAVTAFEQEVSAGN; encoded by the coding sequence GTGAGCATCCTCGCAGCGTCCGTACTGCTGGCCATTCTCTGGGACTACCAGGATCACCGCCTCCTGCTTGCCTGGTATGGCATTTTGTCTTTGACTTTTCTCATACCCGCAGATGTGGATCTACTGGCCTGGGAACGGCCGTATTTCATCACACTGTTGCTGACGTCATTGATCTGGGGGATTGGTAGTCTGCTGATCATGCCGGCCGAATCGCAGTTGCTACAGGTGATCACCTTCTGCTTCCTGGTGGGCCTGGCTGGTGGCGCGATTTCCGTGTATTCCTCGCACGCTGTTATGACCATCAGCACCATAGCAGCAATCCTGCTTCCGGCAACAGTGTCCTTCCTGTTCTCCGGGTCCGGTATGCTCGTCGGTCTGGCTATTGGTGCGATCCTGTTCCTCGCATCGGCCGTGCGGGCCACCCGCTTTCTCGGGGCAACGCTCAACCAGAATTTTCTGATGACCCGCGAACTGGACCGATCTCGCCGTCAGGCGGAGAGGATGGCGAACATCGATGATCTGACGGGCTTGTACACGCGACGCGCATTCTACGAGTTTGCCAGGGTGGTGAGCAACGCGAGCCGCAGGAACGACAAACCCGTATCGATGATTATTATGGACATCGACAATTTCAAAAAAATTAACGACAGCTATGGCCATGCAGCCGGTGATCGCGCGCTTGTGAAGGTTGGAAACATATTCCAGGACCGTTTGCGAAGATCTGATATTTCAGGTCGGATCGGCGGCGAGGAATTCGCGATACTCCTTCCCGGCACGACGATGCAGCAATCGCTTGCGATCGCCGAGCAATTGCGCAAGCAGATCGCGGAGCTGAGGATTCCGGCTGAAGGAAAGACCATAGGAATCACGGCCAGTTTCGGTGTGGCCAGCGGGATGGATGATCTCGATACGCTGGGAGGCCAGGCCGACAAGGCCATGTATCGGTCCAAGCAATCCGGCAAGAATGCCGTAACCGCTTTCGAGCAAGAAGTGTCAGCCGGCAACTGA
- a CDS encoding TraR/DksA C4-type zinc finger protein: MTDLSKQQLQALKEDMRAGRDVLRDGLEDALRREGHANLVENMDRVHDSGDDAVADVLADLNVAHLVAEYDELRDLDAALLRVESGTYGDCVDCGEAIPFERLETMPTALRCVNCQEKFEQEGNRGRKDSTPSL; the protein is encoded by the coding sequence ATGACTGACCTGAGCAAGCAGCAATTGCAGGCCCTGAAGGAAGACATGCGCGCGGGGCGCGATGTCCTGCGAGACGGTCTCGAGGATGCGTTGCGCCGCGAGGGCCATGCCAACCTGGTGGAGAACATGGATCGTGTACACGACAGCGGCGATGATGCCGTGGCGGATGTACTTGCCGATCTCAACGTCGCCCACCTGGTCGCCGAATACGACGAACTGCGTGATCTCGATGCGGCGTTGCTGCGCGTGGAGTCCGGTACCTACGGCGATTGCGTCGACTGCGGTGAAGCGATTCCCTTCGAACGCCTGGAAACCATGCCTACCGCGTTGCGCTGTGTGAATTGCCAGGAGAAATTCGAGCAGGAAGGCAACCGAGGCCGCAAGGACTCAACGCCGAGCCTCTAG
- a CDS encoding molybdopterin molybdotransferase MoeA: MLTLEQAQAEIVAGIRKAQDTETVYLDQAHGRYLGAGTAAVVANPAFDNSAMDGYAVNTVDLVREDFHLPLAGESRAGDPPPALKPGTTMRIFTGAPVPTGADAVVIQEDVRIEGDRIHLPRTVQPGQNIRHASEDFAAGSPLFPVGKRLNARDLALLSAAGVARPEVFQPARALVFATGDELVAPGTPLKPGQIYESNRMATILQLQALGCEVDDGGTVEDRPEAVRERLQSAADYDFIVSSGGVSVGDHDLVKEVFAEIGEIHFWKVRVKPGKPLAHGHLGERAHFFGLPGNPVSSLVTFELFVRPAVLAWYHAPYHRLVLQAIADNDVRHAPGRTEFLRARLHVQDGVLHATALPGQGSHMLGTLRDTNGLMRVEHDSSGHAAGARVAVLPLTLDIE, encoded by the coding sequence ATGCTGACACTGGAACAGGCCCAGGCGGAGATCGTTGCCGGCATTCGCAAGGCGCAGGACACCGAGACGGTCTATCTCGATCAGGCCCATGGCCGCTATCTGGGTGCCGGGACCGCCGCCGTGGTGGCCAATCCCGCTTTTGACAATTCGGCCATGGACGGATACGCGGTCAACACCGTCGATCTGGTGCGGGAGGATTTTCATCTCCCGCTGGCGGGCGAGTCCCGTGCCGGTGACCCGCCGCCGGCGTTGAAACCCGGAACCACCATGCGCATCTTCACCGGCGCGCCCGTGCCGACGGGCGCCGATGCCGTGGTGATCCAGGAAGACGTGCGCATCGAAGGGGATCGTATACATTTGCCGCGCACGGTTCAGCCGGGGCAGAACATACGCCATGCCAGCGAGGACTTCGCAGCCGGTAGCCCGCTGTTTCCTGTCGGCAAGAGACTCAACGCCCGCGATCTCGCGCTGCTGTCCGCCGCCGGCGTGGCCAGGCCCGAAGTGTTTCAGCCGGCGCGGGCACTGGTGTTTGCCACTGGCGATGAACTGGTAGCGCCGGGCACTCCACTCAAGCCGGGACAAATCTACGAGTCCAACCGCATGGCGACGATCCTGCAACTGCAGGCCCTGGGCTGCGAGGTAGATGATGGCGGCACGGTGGAAGACCGGCCCGAAGCCGTGCGCGAGCGCCTGCAGTCGGCGGCCGACTATGACTTCATTGTTTCCAGTGGCGGCGTGTCCGTGGGCGACCACGACCTGGTCAAAGAGGTGTTCGCCGAGATCGGCGAGATCCATTTCTGGAAGGTGCGCGTCAAGCCGGGCAAGCCCCTGGCCCACGGTCATCTCGGCGAGCGTGCCCACTTCTTCGGCTTGCCAGGGAATCCGGTTTCCAGTCTGGTCACCTTCGAACTGTTTGTGCGGCCGGCGGTACTGGCGTGGTACCACGCTCCGTATCATCGCCTGGTCCTGCAGGCGATCGCGGATAACGACGTCCGCCATGCGCCAGGAAGAACCGAGTTTCTGCGCGCACGCCTTCACGTGCAGGATGGCGTGCTGCACGCCACCGCCTTGCCCGGTCAGGGCTCGCATATGCTGGGCACTTTGCGCGATACCAACGGTCTCATGCGGGTGGAACACGACAGCAGTGGCCACGCCGCTGGTGCGCGGGTTGCAGTGTTGCCCCTGACCCTGGATATTGAATAG
- the moaB gene encoding molybdenum cofactor biosynthesis protein B gives MGKAERVFVPLNVAILTSSDTRTPETDTSGDLVQERLLAAGHEVAGRKIHGDDLAGLRELVQGWVSDPGIDAIITTGGTGLTQRDVLPEVVEPMFSKAIPGFGELFRMLSFEDIGTSTIESRAVAGVADGTLIFCLPGSTGACRLGMDRIILPQIDGRTGPCNLVALLPRIRHE, from the coding sequence ATGGGCAAAGCCGAACGGGTCTTCGTACCCCTGAACGTCGCCATCCTGACTTCCTCGGACACGCGTACGCCGGAGACCGATACCTCGGGCGACCTGGTTCAGGAGCGGTTGCTGGCGGCCGGCCACGAGGTGGCGGGCCGGAAGATTCACGGTGATGACCTCGCGGGCCTGCGCGAACTCGTCCAGGGCTGGGTCTCCGATCCGGGGATCGACGCCATCATCACCACCGGTGGTACCGGCCTGACCCAGCGCGACGTCCTGCCCGAGGTAGTGGAACCAATGTTCAGCAAGGCCATCCCCGGCTTCGGCGAGTTGTTCCGTATGCTCTCCTTTGAGGACATCGGCACCTCCACCATTGAGTCCCGCGCCGTGGCGGGCGTCGCCGACGGCACACTGATCTTCTGCCTGCCCGGTTCCACCGGCGCCTGCCGCCTCGGCATGGACCGCATCATCCTGCCCCAGATCGACGGCCGCACCGGGCCGTGCAACCTGGTGGCCCTGCTGCCAAGGATTCGTCATGAGTAA
- the moaC gene encoding cyclic pyranopterin monophosphate synthase MoaC, giving the protein MSKLTHFDEHGQAHMVDVGEKEKTERRAVAEGRIRMQAETLERVRQGEHEKGDVLGIARVAGIMAAKKTSELVPLCHPLALTSVNVNFEEEDNPPAVHCVATVATRDRTGVEMEALTVVQIALLTIYDMCKSVDRGMTMEGIRLLEKSGGKSGEWKHSQG; this is encoded by the coding sequence ATGAGTAAGCTCACCCATTTTGATGAACACGGACAGGCCCATATGGTGGACGTGGGAGAAAAGGAAAAGACCGAGCGTCGTGCCGTGGCCGAAGGCCGTATTCGAATGCAGGCCGAAACCCTGGAGCGTGTCCGCCAGGGCGAGCACGAGAAAGGTGACGTGCTGGGCATCGCCCGCGTCGCCGGCATCATGGCGGCGAAGAAGACCTCGGAACTGGTTCCTCTGTGTCATCCCCTGGCCCTGACCTCGGTGAATGTGAATTTCGAGGAGGAAGACAATCCGCCGGCGGTGCACTGCGTCGCCACAGTTGCCACCCGCGACCGCACCGGCGTGGAGATGGAGGCCCTGACCGTGGTCCAGATCGCACTGCTAACCATTTACGATATGTGCAAGTCCGTAGACCGGGGCATGACCATGGAAGGAATCCGCCTGCTGGAAAAATCCGGCGGGAAATCCGGGGAATGGAAGCATTCCCAAGGCTGA
- a CDS encoding DUF2892 domain-containing protein, with translation MYENVGPTERFLRIVVGLALLPMFVYFEGNLRWVGLIGAIPLLTGIFKWCPGYFLLGIKLEDAKPE, from the coding sequence ATGTATGAAAATGTCGGGCCCACAGAACGATTTCTGCGCATTGTCGTTGGCCTCGCCTTGCTACCCATGTTTGTTTATTTCGAGGGGAATCTCCGCTGGGTCGGCCTGATCGGTGCGATCCCCCTTCTGACCGGTATTTTCAAGTGGTGCCCCGGATATTTCCTCCTCGGCATCAAACTCGAAGACGCGAAGCCAGAATAA
- a CDS encoding DUF2892 domain-containing protein, which yields MVKNVGTADKVIRIVLGVALIALIFILQVPIKWGGLIMAVVGVVLIATALMNWCPIFRILGISSRKGSSAT from the coding sequence ATGGTCAAAAACGTTGGTACCGCAGACAAGGTCATCCGTATCGTGCTCGGGGTTGCGCTGATCGCCTTGATCTTCATCCTGCAGGTCCCGATAAAGTGGGGCGGACTGATCATGGCGGTTGTCGGGGTTGTCCTGATCGCCACCGCTCTCATGAACTGGTGTCCGATCTTCCGGATCCTCGGGATCAGCAGCCGCAAGGGATCCTCCGCAACGTAA